One window of Streptomyces sp. SUK 48 genomic DNA carries:
- a CDS encoding ABC transporter permease subunit, with the protein MLVHSRGARGALWAVFLVLFLPLFALPLLVVLGASFATHWSSVLPSGPTLANYRSATRGEALQALVTSLLTATGASLLALTAGTWAALAGAALHRRGKRMLDALFVLPVAVPSVVVGLSVLVAFSRPPLLLNGTRWIVILAHTVLVTAFAHQSVSAAITRLDPACEQAAASLGARPSYVLWRVRLPLLLPSLTAAAGLCFALSMGELSATMMLYPPDWTPLPVLIYAATDRGALFTGSAVAVVLMAATLLVLFAVARVRTRASYR; encoded by the coding sequence GTGCTGGTGCATAGCCGAGGGGCCAGAGGGGCCCTGTGGGCGGTGTTCCTCGTCCTCTTCCTGCCGCTGTTCGCGCTGCCGCTGCTCGTGGTGCTCGGCGCCTCCTTCGCCACCCACTGGTCCAGCGTGCTGCCCTCGGGCCCGACGCTCGCCAACTACCGCTCCGCGACCCGCGGCGAGGCCCTCCAGGCGCTCGTCACCAGCCTGCTCACCGCCACCGGCGCCAGCCTCCTCGCGCTGACCGCGGGCACCTGGGCGGCGCTCGCCGGGGCGGCCCTGCACAGGCGCGGCAAGCGGATGCTGGACGCCCTGTTCGTGCTGCCGGTCGCGGTGCCCTCCGTGGTGGTGGGTCTGTCGGTCCTGGTGGCCTTCTCCCGGCCGCCGCTGCTGCTCAACGGCACCCGGTGGATCGTGATCCTCGCGCACACCGTGCTGGTCACCGCCTTCGCCCACCAGTCCGTGTCGGCGGCGATCACCCGCCTCGACCCGGCCTGTGAACAGGCCGCCGCCTCGCTCGGCGCCCGGCCCTCCTACGTGCTGTGGCGGGTGCGGCTGCCCCTGCTGCTGCCCTCCCTGACCGCGGCCGCCGGCCTCTGCTTCGCCCTGTCCATGGGCGAGCTGAGCGCCACGATGATGCTCTATCCGCCGGACTGGACCCCGTTGCCCGTCCTGATCTACGCGGCCACCGACCGCGGCGCGCTGTTCACCGGCTCCGCCGTCGCCGTGGTGCTGATGGCCGCGACCCTGCTCGTCCTGTTCGCCGTCGCCCGGGTCCGCACCCGGGCGTCGTACCGCTGA
- a CDS encoding SPFH domain-containing protein: MSTTTHTPSESEGRPHPVTVAGTRPARLIRNESTTEIPVHLLFRDDPGDRDRPEGDEPARVTPKPAVVGRRQGTGELPRAARPAPALRRALPRIDPELAEREVRVLPGAAGVLAGACGVTGCLAASWWAGVLPPLAAQALRLPEPAGTGLGPAQWAAYAGAGLLGAAGFGGLARGRTGRAWVVGLFGRYRGTVRRTGLLWVNPLLRRRRVDVRLRHWRSEAIPATDPGGTPLRVAVLVVWRVRDTARAVLGLEDHERYLRECVEAALARVPVEPAGGGRRGPAVAGETLTRLVTAETGPAGLEVFSVRPLRVEYAPEVAAAMERRRIAALDARQRASMLSSVVDSVEDTVTRLTTRGLVELDESERKVLVRDLTVAFCAGRGEPPSPPPVWTCSSAAHNL; the protein is encoded by the coding sequence ATGAGTACGACCACCCACACACCGTCCGAATCCGAGGGGCGACCCCATCCGGTGACGGTCGCCGGCACCCGCCCGGCCCGGCTGATCCGCAACGAGTCCACCACCGAGATCCCGGTCCATCTGCTCTTCCGCGACGACCCCGGGGACCGCGACCGCCCCGAGGGCGATGAACCGGCGCGGGTCACGCCCAAGCCCGCCGTGGTGGGGCGCCGGCAGGGCACCGGCGAACTGCCGCGCGCCGCCCGCCCGGCACCGGCGCTGCGGCGCGCGCTGCCCCGGATCGACCCGGAGCTGGCCGAACGGGAGGTGCGGGTGCTGCCCGGGGCGGCCGGGGTGCTCGCCGGGGCCTGCGGGGTCACCGGCTGCCTGGCCGCCTCCTGGTGGGCGGGGGTGCTGCCGCCGCTCGCCGCCCAGGCGCTGCGCCTGCCGGAGCCCGCGGGCACGGGGCTCGGCCCCGCGCAGTGGGCGGCGTACGCCGGGGCCGGGCTGCTCGGCGCGGCCGGGTTCGGCGGGCTGGCCCGGGGGCGCACCGGACGGGCCTGGGTGGTGGGCCTGTTCGGCCGCTACCGGGGCACGGTACGGCGCACCGGGCTGCTCTGGGTCAACCCGCTGCTGCGGCGCCGGCGGGTCGACGTACGGCTGCGGCACTGGCGCAGCGAGGCGATCCCCGCGACCGATCCCGGGGGCACCCCGCTGCGGGTGGCGGTGCTCGTGGTGTGGCGGGTGCGGGACACCGCGCGGGCGGTGCTCGGCCTGGAGGACCACGAGCGGTATCTGCGCGAGTGCGTGGAGGCGGCGCTGGCCCGGGTGCCGGTGGAACCCGCGGGCGGCGGGCGGCGCGGGCCCGCGGTGGCGGGGGAGACGCTGACCCGGCTGGTGACGGCGGAGACCGGGCCGGCCGGTCTGGAGGTGTTCTCCGTGCGGCCGCTGCGGGTGGAGTACGCCCCGGAGGTCGCCGCCGCGATGGAGCGCCGCCGGATCGCCGCGCTGGACGCCCGGCAGCGGGCCAGCATGCTCAGCTCGGTGGTGGACTCCGTGGAGGACACGGTGACCCGGCTGACCACGCGCGGTCTGGTCGAGCTGGACGAGTCCGAGCGCAAGGTGCTGGTGCGGGATCTCACGGTGGCCTTCTGCGCCGGACGCGGGGAGCCGCCGTCTCCGCCACCGGTATGGACATGCTCAAGTGCCGCCCATAATCTGTGA
- a CDS encoding alkaline phosphatase family protein → MPRTPKVLVIGLDGALLGRIREADAPHLAALTAAGLTAPSLIEPGAPTLSGPGWATILTGVRPAKHRVRDNSFAGHAFARYPDFLTRLASAGPDLKTCAITSWAPLAEKVFSARVGTRIATPDAEYDAGTTDRVTAELRDGDPDALFVQLDGVDDAGHRHGAASPRYLEAIHGADARVGRMVAAVEARPADEDWLVLVTADHGHTDAGGHGGPSLPERRTFLIAVGGGLAPGSVRADIRMPDVAATALTHLGLALDPAWDLDGRPLRAPAATR, encoded by the coding sequence GTGCCCCGTACGCCCAAAGTGCTCGTCATCGGCCTGGACGGCGCCCTCCTCGGCCGTATCCGGGAGGCCGACGCGCCCCACCTGGCCGCGCTGACGGCCGCCGGACTCACCGCGCCGAGCCTCATCGAGCCCGGCGCGCCCACGCTGTCCGGGCCCGGCTGGGCCACGATCCTCACCGGCGTCCGGCCCGCCAAACACCGGGTGCGGGACAACTCCTTCGCGGGCCACGCGTTCGCCCGCTACCCGGACTTCCTCACCCGCCTCGCCTCCGCCGGGCCGGACCTGAAAACCTGCGCGATCACCTCCTGGGCACCGCTCGCCGAGAAGGTCTTCTCCGCGCGCGTCGGCACCCGGATCGCCACCCCGGACGCGGAGTACGACGCCGGTACGACGGACCGGGTGACCGCCGAGCTGCGGGACGGGGACCCGGACGCGCTGTTCGTCCAGCTCGACGGCGTCGACGACGCGGGCCACCGGCACGGCGCCGCCTCGCCGCGGTACCTGGAGGCCATCCACGGCGCCGACGCCCGGGTCGGGCGGATGGTGGCCGCGGTCGAAGCACGCCCCGCCGACGAGGACTGGCTGGTCCTGGTCACCGCCGACCACGGCCACACCGACGCCGGCGGGCACGGCGGCCCCAGCCTCCCCGAACGCCGAACCTTCCTGATCGCCGTCGGCGGCGGACTCGCACCCGGCTCGGTCCGCGCGGACATACGGATGCCGGACGTGGCCGCCACCGCCCTCACCCATCTCGGCCTCGCCCTCGACCCGGCCTGGGACCTGGACGGGCGCCCCCTGCGCGCGCCGGCGGCTACCCGCTGA
- a CDS encoding FadR/GntR family transcriptional regulator: MAARDLQERIKKLIVDRRLPPGAPLPTEPELMEFLGASRNSVREALKALQAMGIVEIRHGFGTYVGPMTFAPMIEGLAFRTVVGHYRGEDSLLQLLELREAVETGLVSRLAGRLPRADLAELDALVDRMEQQAARGEGLAETDRAFHATLYRGLDNALLSEVLEAFWDAFHRVRRDLVDVPQDPRVTCRQHREILDAVRAGDSPRAERAIRDHFGNVRTRLSG, translated from the coding sequence ATGGCAGCGCGGGACCTTCAGGAGCGGATCAAGAAGCTGATCGTGGACCGTCGGCTGCCCCCCGGGGCCCCGCTGCCGACCGAGCCGGAACTGATGGAGTTCCTCGGGGCGAGCCGGAACTCGGTGCGCGAGGCGCTCAAGGCGCTCCAGGCGATGGGCATCGTGGAGATCCGGCACGGCTTCGGGACGTACGTCGGCCCGATGACGTTCGCGCCGATGATCGAGGGCCTCGCCTTCCGCACGGTCGTCGGCCACTACCGGGGCGAGGACTCGCTGCTCCAGCTCCTCGAACTGCGCGAGGCGGTGGAGACCGGCCTCGTCTCCCGGCTCGCCGGGCGGCTGCCGCGGGCGGACCTGGCCGAGCTGGACGCGCTGGTCGACCGCATGGAACAGCAGGCGGCCCGGGGCGAGGGCCTCGCCGAGACCGACCGCGCCTTCCACGCCACGCTCTACCGGGGCCTGGACAACGCCCTGCTCAGCGAGGTCCTGGAGGCGTTCTGGGACGCCTTCCACCGGGTGCGCCGGGATCTGGTGGACGTGCCGCAGGACCCCCGGGTGACCTGCCGCCAGCACCGGGAGATCCTGGACGCGGTGCGCGCCGGGGACTCCCCGCGGGCGGAGCGCGCCATAAGGGACCACTTCGGGAACGTACGGACGCGTCTGTCGGGCTGA
- a CDS encoding 2-aminoethylphosphonate ABC transporter substrate-binding protein, producing MSRTRLSLAVAVALLAAPALSACGSSAAADAKEVTVYSADGLKGERGDGWYDKVFADFTKKTGIKVKYVEGGSGEVVQRAVREKSNPQADVLVTLPPFIQQADAKGLLQKYEPAGSTAVGGADKAPDGTWTSVVNNYFGFVYDKKQLKSAPKTWDDLLDGSYKNKLQYSTPGVAGDGTAVLIQTMHDLGGKDQALAYLKKLQANNVGPSASTGKLAPKVDKGELLVANGDVQMNYAQSKTMPHLGIWFPAGKDGKPSTFALPYAAGLVTKAPHSANGKKLLDFMLSQRAQTEVSSIGGGFSAREDVKATDANAIALTRLMDGVELFQPDWNDIDKNLTSYVEDWKSATGS from the coding sequence ATGTCCAGGACCCGACTCTCGCTCGCCGTAGCCGTCGCCCTGCTCGCCGCCCCCGCGCTGTCCGCCTGCGGTTCCTCCGCCGCCGCCGACGCCAAGGAGGTCACCGTCTACAGCGCGGACGGCCTCAAGGGCGAGAGGGGCGACGGCTGGTACGACAAGGTCTTCGCGGACTTCACCAAGAAGACCGGTATCAAGGTCAAGTACGTCGAGGGCGGCTCGGGCGAGGTGGTGCAGCGCGCCGTCCGCGAGAAGAGCAACCCGCAGGCCGATGTGCTGGTCACGCTGCCCCCGTTCATCCAGCAGGCGGACGCCAAGGGCCTGCTCCAGAAGTACGAGCCCGCGGGCTCCACCGCGGTCGGCGGGGCCGACAAGGCGCCCGACGGCACCTGGACCTCCGTCGTGAACAACTACTTCGGCTTCGTCTACGACAAGAAGCAGCTGAAGTCCGCGCCGAAGACCTGGGACGACCTGCTCGACGGGTCGTACAAGAACAAGCTCCAGTACTCCACCCCGGGCGTCGCGGGCGACGGCACGGCCGTGCTGATCCAGACCATGCACGACCTCGGCGGCAAGGACCAGGCCCTCGCCTACCTGAAGAAGCTCCAGGCCAACAACGTCGGCCCGTCCGCCTCCACCGGCAAGCTCGCGCCCAAGGTCGACAAGGGCGAACTGCTCGTCGCCAACGGCGATGTCCAGATGAACTACGCGCAGTCCAAGACCATGCCCCACCTCGGCATCTGGTTCCCGGCGGGCAAGGACGGCAAGCCCTCCACCTTCGCGCTGCCCTACGCCGCGGGCCTGGTCACGAAGGCCCCGCACAGCGCCAACGGCAAGAAGCTGCTCGACTTCATGCTCTCCCAGCGGGCGCAGACCGAGGTCAGCTCCATCGGGGGCGGCTTCTCGGCCCGCGAGGACGTCAAGGCCACGGACGCCAACGCCATCGCTCTCACCAGGCTCATGGACGGCGTCGAGCTCTTCCAGCCGGACTGGAACGACATCGACAAGAACCTGACGTCGTACGTCGAGGACTGGAAGTCGGCGACCGGGAGCTGA
- a CDS encoding ABC transporter ATP-binding protein, giving the protein MSIRFDSVTVAYDGQVVLDRLDLTVEPGEVMALLGPSGSGKTTALRAVAGFARPASGRVFLGGRDVTDLPPYRRGIGMVVQQYALFPHLRVDENVAFGLKARGTARSEIRQRVGEALEMTGMAAFARRHPRELSGGQQQRVAIARALAIRPGVLLLDEPLSALDAQLRSGMLTELARLHRELPEVSMLYVTHDQVEALTLADRIAVMDRARLRACGTPRELYRAPADAFTASFVGGANLLPVTVGPDGVDLAGRAVKVDTAGVAAGARATLCVRPHLVGIGAGPNQLTGVVKEIQWRGSTHRLYVEIGDHQVMADVRELREPPWRGDEVTLHFASDDAVLLPAGVSHG; this is encoded by the coding sequence ATGAGCATCCGCTTCGATTCCGTCACGGTCGCCTACGACGGCCAGGTCGTCCTCGACCGCCTCGATCTGACCGTCGAGCCCGGCGAGGTCATGGCGCTCCTCGGGCCGTCCGGCTCCGGCAAGACCACCGCGCTGCGGGCGGTCGCCGGGTTTGCCCGGCCCGCGTCCGGGCGGGTGTTCCTCGGCGGCCGGGACGTGACGGACCTGCCGCCGTACCGCCGGGGCATCGGGATGGTCGTCCAGCAGTACGCGCTCTTCCCGCACCTGCGGGTCGACGAGAACGTGGCCTTCGGGCTCAAGGCGCGCGGCACCGCCCGCAGCGAGATACGGCAACGGGTCGGCGAGGCACTGGAGATGACCGGCATGGCCGCCTTCGCCCGCCGCCATCCGCGCGAGCTGTCCGGCGGCCAGCAGCAGCGCGTCGCCATCGCCCGCGCGCTCGCCATCCGGCCCGGCGTGCTCCTGCTGGACGAGCCGCTGTCCGCGCTCGACGCGCAGCTGCGCTCCGGGATGCTCACGGAACTCGCCCGGCTGCACCGGGAGCTGCCCGAGGTCTCGATGCTGTACGTCACCCACGACCAGGTCGAGGCGCTGACCCTGGCGGACCGGATCGCGGTGATGGACCGGGCGAGGCTGCGCGCGTGCGGGACGCCGAGGGAGCTGTACCGGGCGCCCGCCGACGCGTTCACGGCGTCCTTCGTGGGCGGCGCCAACCTGCTGCCGGTGACGGTGGGTCCGGACGGCGTCGACCTCGCGGGCCGGGCGGTGAAGGTCGACACGGCGGGCGTGGCCGCGGGCGCGCGGGCCACCTTGTGCGTGCGGCCGCACCTCGTCGGGATCGGCGCGGGCCCCAACCAACTCACCGGCGTCGTGAAGGAGATCCAGTGGCGCGGGTCCACGCACCGGCTGTACGTCGAGATCGGTGACCACCAGGTCATGGCCGACGTACGGGAGTTGAGGGAGCCGCCGTGGCGGGGCGACGAGGTCACGCTGCACTTCGCGTCCGACGACGCGGTGCTGCTGCCCGCGGGAGTGAGCCATGGCTGA
- a CDS encoding peptidoglycan-binding protein encodes MTAPAFEEFEPARDCGCSGCVHRRRARPRRPPGRLAHLPARRGMAVVAAVSAALGVVTPAAALPAGHPTHRQAVPGDGPDTPQGAESPLHGPGSGAARPGGVLTPRTTRDAIIKRAKSWVTAKVPYSLGRYWTDGYRQDCSGYVSMAWGLNSNQWTGSLAKYGVKIKKSQLQPGDMLLYHNTANPQNGSHVVIFGGWTDSAHTHYKVYEQTPPHTRSRTTPYPYWSHAGKYVPYRYKGLATGSAGAETTDGRTSPDFPGADSFGLGAVNTYVTELGRMLIARGAAAYYPNGPGPAWSEADRGATEAFQRAQGWDDEEADGLPGPRTWDLLTSGGGRDITPQATEPASHGVPGYPGKGYFRPGQSNDYVTRLGVQLTRKGFGRFYDDGPGPRWGEADRQAVAAFQRGQGWRGGAADGSVGPETWRRLFS; translated from the coding sequence ATGACCGCTCCGGCGTTCGAGGAGTTCGAACCCGCGCGCGACTGCGGCTGTTCCGGCTGTGTCCACCGCAGGCGCGCCCGTCCCCGCCGGCCGCCCGGCCGTCTCGCCCACCTCCCGGCGAGGCGCGGGATGGCCGTCGTGGCCGCCGTGTCCGCCGCCCTCGGCGTGGTGACCCCGGCGGCCGCCCTGCCCGCCGGCCACCCCACGCACCGCCAGGCCGTCCCCGGCGACGGTCCCGACACCCCCCAGGGCGCCGAGTCCCCCCTGCACGGTCCCGGCAGCGGCGCCGCCCGGCCCGGCGGCGTCCTCACCCCGCGCACCACCCGCGACGCCATCATCAAGCGGGCCAAGTCCTGGGTGACCGCGAAGGTGCCGTACAGCTTGGGCCGCTACTGGACCGACGGCTACCGGCAGGACTGCTCCGGCTATGTCTCGATGGCCTGGGGCCTGAACAGCAACCAGTGGACGGGCAGCCTCGCCAAGTACGGCGTGAAGATCAAGAAGTCCCAGCTCCAGCCCGGCGACATGCTGCTCTACCACAACACCGCCAACCCCCAGAACGGCTCGCACGTGGTGATCTTCGGCGGCTGGACGGACTCCGCGCACACCCACTACAAGGTCTACGAGCAGACACCCCCGCACACCCGCAGCCGGACCACGCCCTACCCCTACTGGAGCCACGCCGGGAAGTACGTCCCCTACCGCTACAAGGGCCTGGCCACCGGCAGCGCGGGCGCCGAGACGACCGACGGCAGGACCTCCCCGGACTTCCCCGGCGCGGACTCCTTCGGGCTCGGCGCGGTCAACACCTACGTCACCGAGCTGGGCCGGATGCTGATCGCCCGGGGCGCGGCGGCGTACTACCCGAACGGCCCGGGCCCGGCCTGGAGCGAGGCGGACCGCGGCGCCACCGAGGCGTTCCAGCGGGCCCAGGGCTGGGACGACGAGGAGGCCGACGGGCTGCCCGGCCCGCGCACCTGGGACCTGCTCACCTCCGGCGGGGGCCGGGACATCACCCCGCAGGCGACGGAGCCCGCCTCGCACGGGGTGCCCGGCTACCCCGGCAAGGGCTACTTCCGCCCGGGGCAGAGCAACGACTACGTCACCCGGCTCGGGGTCCAGCTGACCCGCAAGGGGTTCGGCCGGTTCTACGACGACGGCCCGGGCCCGCGCTGGGGCGAGGCGGACCGGCAGGCGGTGGCGGCCTTCCAGCGCGGCCAGGGCTGGCGGGGCGGCGCCGCCGACGGCTCGGTCGGCCCCGAGACCTGGCGCCGCCTGTTCTCCTGA
- a CDS encoding HAD-IIA family hydrolase produces the protein MADRKPIESWLTDMDGVLIHEGVPIPGAENFLKKLRDSGRPFLVLTNNSIYTARDLHARLRRMGLDVPAENIWTSALATAQFLNDQRPGGSAYVIGEAGLTTALHDVGYVLTDHEPDFVILGETRTYSFEAMTKAVRLINDGARFIATNPDNVGPSTEGALPATGSVAALITAATGRKPYFVGKPNPLMMRAGLNAIGAHSETSAMIGDRMDTDVLAGLEAGMRTFLVLSGVTQPQEVDAYPFRPSQVVDSIADLVDLV, from the coding sequence ATGGCAGACCGCAAGCCGATCGAATCGTGGCTCACCGACATGGACGGCGTCCTGATCCACGAGGGCGTGCCGATCCCCGGTGCCGAGAACTTCCTGAAGAAGCTGCGCGACTCGGGCCGCCCCTTCCTGGTCCTCACCAACAACTCCATCTACACCGCGCGCGACCTGCACGCCCGGCTGCGCCGGATGGGCCTGGACGTGCCGGCGGAGAACATCTGGACCTCGGCGCTCGCCACCGCCCAGTTCCTGAACGACCAGCGGCCCGGCGGCAGCGCCTACGTCATCGGCGAGGCCGGTCTGACCACCGCGCTGCACGACGTCGGCTACGTCCTCACCGACCACGAGCCCGACTTCGTGATCCTGGGCGAGACCCGCACCTACTCCTTCGAGGCCATGACCAAGGCCGTGCGGCTGATCAACGACGGCGCCCGGTTCATCGCCACCAACCCCGACAACGTCGGCCCCTCCACCGAGGGCGCGCTGCCCGCCACCGGCTCGGTCGCCGCCCTGATCACCGCCGCGACCGGCCGCAAGCCCTATTTCGTCGGCAAGCCCAACCCGCTGATGATGCGCGCCGGCCTGAACGCGATCGGCGCCCACTCCGAGACGTCCGCGATGATCGGCGACCGGATGGACACCGATGTACTGGCGGGCCTGGAGGCCGGTATGCGCACCTTCCTGGTGCTCAGCGGGGTGACCCAGCCGCAGGAGGTGGACGCGTACCCGTTCCGGCCCTCCCAGGTCGTGGACTCCATCGCGGACCTGGTCGACCTCGTCTGA
- a CDS encoding HAD family hydrolase, with translation MTHATTPASTHAQKTPDIRLVVLDMAGTTVADGGLVERAFAVAAAELGVREGTAEHAEHLAYVRATMGESKISVFRHLFGDEARARRANAAFEKAYGELVDGGLIAPVPGARETVEALLASGRGVVLTTGFARVTQDAILAALGWADLVPLTLCPADAGGRGRPFPDMVLEAFLRTKAAEDVRQVAVAGDTSYDVLSGVRAGAGLVAGVRTGAHGDAEFRAAGATHVLDSVAGLPALLAGAR, from the coding sequence ATGACCCACGCGACGACCCCCGCGAGCACCCACGCGCAGAAGACCCCCGACATCCGGCTCGTCGTCCTCGACATGGCCGGTACGACCGTCGCCGACGGCGGGCTCGTGGAGCGCGCCTTCGCCGTGGCCGCCGCCGAACTCGGCGTCCGGGAGGGCACGGCCGAGCACGCCGAGCACCTCGCCTACGTCCGCGCCACCATGGGCGAGTCCAAGATCTCCGTCTTCCGACACCTGTTCGGGGACGAGGCGCGGGCCCGGCGCGCCAACGCCGCCTTCGAGAAGGCGTACGGCGAACTGGTCGACGGCGGCCTGATCGCTCCCGTCCCCGGCGCCCGCGAGACCGTCGAGGCCCTGCTCGCGAGCGGCCGCGGTGTCGTCCTGACCACCGGCTTCGCCCGGGTCACCCAGGACGCCATCCTCGCCGCCCTCGGCTGGGCGGACCTGGTGCCGCTCACCCTGTGCCCGGCGGACGCCGGCGGGCGCGGACGGCCCTTCCCGGACATGGTCCTGGAGGCGTTCCTGCGCACCAAGGCCGCCGAGGACGTCCGGCAGGTCGCCGTGGCCGGAGACACCTCGTACGACGTGCTCAGCGGCGTGCGCGCCGGGGCCGGGCTGGTCGCCGGGGTGCGCACCGGGGCCCACGGCGACGCGGAGTTCCGCGCGGCGGGCGCCACCCACGTCCTGGACTCGGTGGCCGGCCTGCCCGCGCTGCTTGCGGGAGCCCGGTGA
- a CDS encoding TIGR03364 family FAD-dependent oxidoreductase, whose protein sequence is MRVTVVGGGVVGTMHAWQAIERGHEVVQIEREAEARGASLRNFGQIWVSGRAGGEELETALRARDLWEGIGARVPKLGFRATGSLTPVRTELELAVAEAAVARADAGARGYKLLTPNEARALNPALRGAFTAALFCERDAAVEPRTAQLALRAELRRSPRYTFLPGREVREVVGAGTVRDDHGDVHHADAVVLATGAWLGGLVRELAGPDLPVRRVRLQMMQTDPLGEPLPTSVADGDSFRYYPAYASKALDALDAGQPQHETAAAHRMQLLMVQRADGGLTIGDTHEYEHPFAFDTVEEPYEHLTGVVEHLLGRPLPRIRRRWAGVYAQCTDRTRVVHRRQVADGVWLVTGPGGRGMTCSPAIAETTANELGW, encoded by the coding sequence GTGAGAGTGACAGTCGTCGGAGGCGGCGTGGTCGGCACCATGCACGCCTGGCAAGCAATCGAACGTGGCCACGAGGTCGTCCAGATCGAACGGGAGGCCGAGGCGCGCGGCGCCTCGCTGCGCAACTTCGGGCAGATCTGGGTCAGCGGCCGGGCCGGGGGAGAAGAGCTGGAGACCGCGCTGCGGGCGCGGGACCTGTGGGAGGGCATCGGCGCCAGGGTGCCGAAGCTCGGTTTCCGCGCCACCGGCTCCCTGACCCCGGTGCGCACGGAGCTGGAACTGGCCGTCGCCGAGGCCGCCGTGGCCCGCGCGGACGCCGGGGCCCGCGGCTACAAGCTGCTGACCCCAAACGAGGCCCGCGCGCTCAACCCCGCCCTGCGCGGCGCGTTCACCGCCGCCCTGTTCTGCGAGCGGGACGCCGCCGTCGAGCCGCGCACCGCGCAGCTCGCCCTGCGCGCGGAACTGCGCAGGTCCCCGCGCTACACCTTCCTGCCGGGCCGCGAGGTCCGCGAGGTGGTCGGCGCGGGAACCGTCCGCGACGACCACGGGGACGTGCACCACGCCGACGCGGTCGTGCTGGCCACCGGCGCCTGGCTCGGCGGCCTGGTGCGCGAGCTGGCCGGCCCCGATCTGCCGGTGCGCCGGGTCCGGCTCCAGATGATGCAGACCGACCCGCTGGGCGAGCCGCTGCCGACCTCGGTCGCGGACGGCGACAGCTTCCGCTACTACCCGGCCTACGCCTCGAAGGCGCTCGACGCGCTCGACGCCGGCCAGCCGCAGCACGAGACGGCGGCCGCGCACAGGATGCAGCTGCTCATGGTGCAGCGCGCCGACGGCGGCCTGACCATCGGCGACACCCACGAGTACGAGCACCCCTTCGCCTTCGACACCGTCGAGGAGCCGTACGAGCACCTGACCGGCGTCGTGGAGCACCTGCTGGGCCGGCCGCTGCCGCGGATCCGCCGCCGCTGGGCGGGCGTGTACGCGCAGTGCACCGACAGGACCCGCGTCGTGCACCGCCGGCAGGTCGCCGACGGGGTATGGCTGGTCACCGGGCCCGGCGGGCGCGGCATGACCTGCTCCCCCGCGATAGCCGAGACCACCGCGAACGAACTGGGCTGGTGA
- a CDS encoding lytic polysaccharide monooxygenase: protein MRITTRMSAVVLGAVTVGAFALSTGGASGHGYTDLPISRQKLCANGTVKGCGDIQYEPQSVEGPKGFPATGPADGQLCNGSVDRFAQLSSPTTPSGAAWPTTQVTGGQSYTFRWQFTARHATTDFKYYVTKQGWNQNHPLSRSDLNLTPFLTVPYNGQQPPATLSHSGVLPTGLSGHHVILAVWTIADTGNAFYACSDVTF from the coding sequence ATGCGTATCACGACCAGAATGTCCGCAGTCGTGCTCGGTGCGGTGACCGTGGGAGCGTTCGCGCTCTCCACCGGCGGCGCCAGCGGGCACGGCTACACCGACCTCCCGATCAGCAGACAGAAGCTCTGCGCCAACGGCACGGTCAAGGGCTGCGGCGACATCCAGTACGAGCCGCAGAGCGTCGAGGGGCCCAAGGGCTTCCCGGCCACCGGGCCCGCCGACGGCCAGCTCTGCAACGGCAGCGTGGACCGGTTCGCCCAGCTCAGCTCGCCGACCACCCCGTCCGGCGCCGCCTGGCCCACCACCCAGGTGACCGGCGGGCAGTCGTACACCTTCCGCTGGCAGTTCACGGCCCGGCACGCCACGACGGACTTCAAGTACTACGTCACCAAGCAGGGCTGGAACCAGAACCACCCGCTGTCCCGCTCGGACCTCAACCTCACGCCGTTCCTGACGGTGCCCTACAACGGCCAGCAGCCGCCGGCGACGCTCAGCCACAGCGGCGTCCTGCCGACGGGCCTGTCCGGACACCACGTGATCCTCGCGGTCTGGACGATCGCCGACACGGGCAACGCGTTCTACGCCTGCTCGGACGTCACCTTCTGA